Proteins encoded by one window of Rutidosis leptorrhynchoides isolate AG116_Rl617_1_P2 chromosome 7, CSIRO_AGI_Rlap_v1, whole genome shotgun sequence:
- the LOC139860299 gene encoding uncharacterized protein, which yields MVQAYTEKINIFLWRLDLDRLPTRSNLIRRGVIVDDVSCPHCNIRLEDIHHTMFSCIVAKGIWRKVSLWVGVDITGFDYWSDWLNWFDQWVANGVVKNRIFVIVAASLWTISRFQNEAIFSEQSLKANELFDCIRYFSFTWISSGCKASISWTNWLIMPL from the coding sequence ATGGTGCAAGCTTATACcgaaaaaataaatatatttttatggcgTTTAGACTTGGATCGATTACCTACTCGAAGTAATCTAATTCGTCGTGGAGTGATTGTTGATGATGTTAGTTGTCCTCATTGTAACATTCGGTTGGAAGACATTCACCATACTATGTTTTCTTGTATAGTGGCAAAAGGTATTTGGAGAAAGGTGAGCTTATGGGTTGGCGTCGATATCACTGGTTTTGATTATTGGTCCGATTGGCTTAATTGGTTTGATCAGTGGGTTGCTAATGGTGTTGTTAAGAATCGTATATTTGTTATTGTGGCGGCCTCACTTTGGACTATTTCGAGATTTCAGAATGAAGCTATTTTTTCGGAGCAATCTTTAAAGGCGAATGAACTTTTTGATTGTATTAGATATTTTTCATTTACTTGGATTTCTAGTGGATGTAAAGCATCTATTTCGTGGACCAATTGGCTTATAATGCCTTTGTAA